In Mariluticola halotolerans, one DNA window encodes the following:
- the urtE gene encoding urea ABC transporter ATP-binding subunit UrtE, which translates to MTTLTVSGIDLHYGAAQALRHISIEARQAKITAVLGRNGVGKSSLLRAVTGIHPISAGDIRIDAEALKKSPPYARARLGLGYVPQGREIFALLTVKENLETGYAGLKRADRNIPDYIFTLFPVLKQMLGRRGGDLSGGQQQQLAIGRALVTRPKILVLDEPTEGIQPSIIKDIGRALQFLRDDMGMTILLVEQYLDFCRELADDIYIMDRGEILHAGPAADLDKPEIKKHLMV; encoded by the coding sequence ATGACCACACTCACCGTCTCCGGCATTGATCTGCATTATGGTGCCGCACAGGCCTTGCGCCATATTTCCATCGAGGCCAGACAGGCCAAAATCACCGCTGTTCTTGGCCGTAATGGCGTCGGCAAATCCTCGCTGCTGCGCGCGGTGACCGGCATTCACCCGATTTCCGCCGGCGATATCCGTATCGATGCCGAAGCTTTGAAAAAATCACCGCCCTATGCCCGCGCCCGTCTCGGCCTTGGCTATGTGCCGCAGGGCCGCGAGATTTTCGCGCTGCTGACGGTGAAGGAAAATCTGGAAACCGGCTATGCCGGGCTCAAACGCGCCGACCGCAATATTCCGGACTATATTTTCACCCTGTTCCCGGTGCTCAAGCAGATGCTGGGCCGGCGCGGCGGCGATCTGTCCGGCGGGCAACAACAGCAGCTTGCCATTGGCCGCGCCCTCGTCACCCGCCCCAAAATCCTGGTGCTGGACGAGCCGACAGAAGGCATTCAGCCCTCGATCATCAAGGATATCGGCCGGGCGCTGCAATTCCTGCGCGATGACATGGGGATGACCATTCTGCTGGTCGAGCAATATCTCGATTTCTGCCGCGAACTGGCCGATGACATTTACATCATGGACCGGGGCGAAATCCTGCATGCGGGCCCGGCGGCCGATCTCGACAAGCCGGAAATCAAGAAACACCTGATGGTATAA
- the urtD gene encoding urea ABC transporter ATP-binding protein UrtD, whose amino-acid sequence MSKIGTLLYLDGVSVSFDGFKAINNLSMIIYPAELQAIIGPNGAGKTTMMDIITGKTRPDEGDVLFQEHTDLTKCDEAEIAELGIGRKFQKPTVFESHTVWDNLELALKKPRGVFASWFYQASREDEARIVDILETIRLTDRQNELATNLSHGQKQWLEIGMLLAQDPKLLLVDEPVAGMTDAETIETAKLLKEIAKTRAVIVVEHDMTFIRDLDSRVTCLAEGSVLAQGTLAQVSADPRVIESYLGR is encoded by the coding sequence ATGAGCAAAATCGGCACCCTGCTTTATCTCGATGGCGTCTCGGTCTCGTTTGACGGCTTCAAGGCGATCAACAATCTCTCCATGATCATCTACCCGGCAGAGCTGCAGGCCATTATCGGCCCCAATGGCGCGGGCAAGACCACGATGATGGATATCATCACCGGCAAGACCCGGCCCGATGAAGGCGATGTATTGTTTCAGGAACATACCGACCTGACCAAGTGTGACGAGGCGGAAATCGCTGAACTGGGCATTGGCCGCAAGTTTCAAAAGCCCACCGTTTTTGAAAGCCATACGGTCTGGGACAATCTTGAACTGGCATTGAAAAAGCCGCGCGGCGTCTTTGCCTCCTGGTTCTATCAGGCCAGCCGCGAGGACGAGGCGCGCATTGTCGATATTCTCGAGACGATCCGTCTGACCGACCGGCAGAACGAGCTGGCCACCAATCTCAGCCACGGGCAGAAACAATGGCTCGAAATCGGCATGCTGCTGGCTCAGGACCCGAAACTCCTGCTGGTCGATGAGCCGGTTGCGGGCATGACCGACGCCGAAACCATCGAAACCGCCAAATTGCTCAAGGAAATCGCCAAGACCCGCGCCGTCATTGTCGTCGAGCACGACATGACCTTTATCCGCGATCTCGATTCCCGCGTTACCTGCCTCGCCGAAGGCTCCGTCCTCGCTCAGGGCACCCTCGCACAGGTCAGCGCCGATCCGCGCGTGATCGAAAGCTATCTGGGGAGATGA